A single region of the Anguilla rostrata isolate EN2019 chromosome 11, ASM1855537v3, whole genome shotgun sequence genome encodes:
- the znf341 gene encoding zinc finger protein 341 isoform X2 — translation MLLEKLQPIGCTIPKGMDNQTVLAVQSLLDGQGGVPDPSNQNGAGNATIQPMDDEDVFLCGKCKKQFNSLPAFMTHKREQCQSNGPSLATVSLASSNAYTPVPSISSVPQTPANRQVSTYITVPQSPLTHTLVQGNVLVSDDVLMSAISAFTSMDQPMAAMQPPIQSNLSMHTGSSYLQHHQHPSHPLTPSQTQPLSSQVQSSNSNSVVQVYSTLPPMAGGGSTEVQTLGLQPFQQVQIPSQCVDSPPFTTPPVYSPGKQGSKTKTCGITANLGELGDFHKTAPPRRAKNDGANGQEVGQVKGKAQKLKCNFCEKTFTKNFDLQQHIRSHTGEKPFQCIVCGRAFAQKSNVKKHMQTHKVWPSGTVRTVSRLPITVKVVPLCAEDDAEQPSEEEDDPGELAEREGDPHTEGEGHGDAKQPGKAKSKQIILIDSSYQCQFCAGKFSTYFQLKSHMTQHKDEQVYKCVLKSCSLTFQKLDLFLEHIRTHQEQLTYRCHLCSKVFPSLFELGVHQYSHSFCPQQSPRKEPTFHRCIKCQSRYSTQEALEQHLQTASHNFPCPHCQKVFPCERYFRRHLPTHGIGGKFKCQICKKFFKTEHYLKLHTRIHSGEKPYKCSVCEATFNRKDKVKRHMLIHEPFKKYKCPFRTHVGCTKEFNRPDKLKAHILSHSGIKPYKCQFCQKAFSRRAHMLEHQRSHTDNYRFRCPTCNKGFTRQKYYRDHKCPQARGGDATAPDRRPGRRRGPEQGRRGPAGGAPPVQDQEGEESRATEMEEVQGEEEEEEDEEEEEEEEEEEECRGDPQVSLSVVGEEKGDVQGEDEERDEEDPEGSEDPGESGQLLTVPVYIETVD, via the exons ATGTTGTTGGAAAAGCTGCAGCCGATCGGGTGCACCATCCCCAAGG GGATGGACAATCAGACAGTTCTGGCTGTACAGTCACTGCTGGACGGACAGGGAGGAGTCCCGGATCCCAGCAACCAGAATGGGGCAGGAAACGCCACTATACAACCTATGG ATGACGAGGACGTGTTCCTGTGCGGAAAGTGCAAGAAGCAGTTTAACTCCCTGCCCGCCTTCATGACCCACAAGAGGGAGCAGTGCCAGTCTAACGGGCCCTCCCTCGCCACCGTTTCCCTGGCCTCCAGCAACGCCTACACCCCCGTGCCCTCCATAAGCTCCGTGCCACAGACCCCCGCCAACCGACAG GTGTCCACCTACATCACAGTGCCTCAGTCCCCGCTCACCCACACCCTGGTGCAGGGGAACGTTCTGGTGAGCGACGACGTCCTGATGTCCGCCATCTCGGCGTTCACCTCCATGGACCAGCCCATGGCCGCAATGCAGCCCCCCATTCAG agcaatCTGAGCATGCACACGGGGTCGTCTTACCTGCAGCACCATCAGCACCCTTCCCACCCGCTTACCCCCAGCCAGACGCAGCCGCTTTCCTCTCAGGTGCAGTCCAGTAACAGCAACTCTGTGGTCCAGGTCTACAGCACACTGCCCCCTATGGCAGGGGGTGGAAGTACAGAGGTTCAGACACTGGGTTTGCAGCCATTCCAGCAGGTACAG ATCCCGAGTCAGTGCGTGGACAGTCCGCCCTTCACCACCCCGCCGGTCTACAGCCCGGGAAAGCAGGGCTCCAAGACCAAGACGTGCGGCATCACGGCCAACCTGGGCGAGCTCGGCGACTTCCACAAAACAGCCCCCCCGAGGCGCGCCAAAAACGACGGCGCAAACGGACAGGAGG TGGGACAAGTAAAAGGGAAAGCCCAAAAGCTGAAGTGCAATTTTTGCGAAAAAACCTTCACCAAGAACTTTGACCTCCAGCAGCACATCCGCAG CCACACGGGGGAGAAGCCGTTCCAGTGCATCGTGTGCGGCCGAGCCTTCGCGCAGAAGTCCAACGTGAAGAAGCACATGCAGACGCACAAGGTGTGGCCCTCGGGCACCGTCAGGACCGTGTCCCGCCTGCCCATCACCGTCAAAGTGGTGCCGCTGTGCGCCGAGGACGACGCCGAGCAGCccagcgaggaggaggacgaccCAG GGGAGCtggcggagagggagggggatcCGCACaccgagggggaggggcacggAGACGCAAAGCAACCTGGGAAAGCGAAGAGCAAGCAGATCATCCTGATTGACAGCTCCTACCAGTGCCAGTTCTGTGCCGGGAAGTTCAGCACCTACTTCCAGCTCAAATCTCACATGACGCAGCACAAGGACGAGCAG gtgtATAAGTGTGTGCTGAAGAGCTGCTCGCTCACCTTCCAGAAGCTGgacctgttcctggagcacATCCGCACGCACCAGGAGCAGCTGACCTACCGCTGCCACCTGTGCAGCAAGGTGTTCCCCTCCCTGTTTGAGCTGGGGGTGCACCAGTACTCCCACAGCTTCTGCCCCCAGCAGAGCCCACGCAAGGAGCCCACCTTTCACAG GTGTATTAAATGCCAGAGCCGGTACTCCACACAGGAAGCCCTGGAGCAACACCTCCAGACCGCCTCACACAACTTCCCCTGTCCGCACTGCCAGAAG gtcttcCCCTGCGAACGGTACTTCAGACGGCACCTCCCTACCCACGGCATCGGCGGGAAGTTTAAGTGCCAGATCTGCAAGAAGTTCTTCAAGACGGAGCATTACCTCAAGCTGCACACTCGCATACATTCGG GCGAGAAGCCCTACAAATGCTCCGTGTGCGAGGCCACCTTCAACCGCAAGGACAAGGTGAAGAGGCACATGCTGATCCACGAGCCCTTTAAGAAGTACAAGTGCCCCTTCAG GACACACGTCGGATGCACGAAAGAGTTCAACAGACCAGATAAGCTCAAAGCCCACATATTGTCCCATTCTG GGATCAAGCCGTACAAGTGCCAGTTCTGCCAGAAGGCTTTCAGCCGCCGCGCCCACATGCTGGAGCACCAGCGCTCGCACACCGACAACTACCGCTTCCGCTGCCCCACCTGCAACAAGGGCTTCACCCGCCAGAAGTACTACAGGGACCACAAGTGCCCGCAGGCCAGGGGCGGGGACGCCACCGCGCCCGACAGGAGGCCCgggcggaggagggggccgGAGCAGGGCCGGCGCGGGCCAGCGGGCGGGGCTCCGCCCGTCCAGgaccaggagggggaggagagccgGGCGACCGAgatggaggaggtgcagggagaggaggaggaggaggaggatgaggaggaggaggaagaggaggaagaagaagaagaatgtaGGGGGGACCCACAGGTATCGCTGTCGGTCGtcggggaggagaagggggacGTGCAGGGGGAGGATGAGGAGCGTGATGAGGAAGACCCAGAGGGCTCGGAGGACCCGGGTGAGAGTGGACAGCTGCTGACCGTACCGGTGTACATAGAGACCGTTGACTGA
- the znf341 gene encoding zinc finger protein 341 isoform X3 gives MLLEKLQPIGCTIPKGMDNQTVLAVQSLLDGQGGVPDPSNQNGAGNATIQPMDDEDVFLCGKCKKQFNSLPAFMTHKREQCQSNGPSLATVSLASSNAYTPVPSISSVPQTPANRQQVSTYITVPQSPLTHTLVQGNVLVSDDVLMSAISAFTSMDQPMAAMQPPIQSNLSMHTGSSYLQHHQHPSHPLTPSQTQPLSSQVQSSNSNSVVQVYSTLPPMAGGGSTEVQTLGLQPFQQIPSQCVDSPPFTTPPVYSPGKQGSKTKTCGITANLGELGDFHKTAPPRRAKNDGANGQEVGQVKGKAQKLKCNFCEKTFTKNFDLQQHIRSHTGEKPFQCIVCGRAFAQKSNVKKHMQTHKVWPSGTVRTVSRLPITVKVVPLCAEDDAEQPSEEEDDPGELAEREGDPHTEGEGHGDAKQPGKAKSKQIILIDSSYQCQFCAGKFSTYFQLKSHMTQHKDEQVYKCVLKSCSLTFQKLDLFLEHIRTHQEQLTYRCHLCSKVFPSLFELGVHQYSHSFCPQQSPRKEPTFHRCIKCQSRYSTQEALEQHLQTASHNFPCPHCQKVFPCERYFRRHLPTHGIGGKFKCQICKKFFKTEHYLKLHTRIHSGEKPYKCSVCEATFNRKDKVKRHMLIHEPFKKYKCPFRTHVGCTKEFNRPDKLKAHILSHSGIKPYKCQFCQKAFSRRAHMLEHQRSHTDNYRFRCPTCNKGFTRQKYYRDHKCPQARGGDATAPDRRPGRRRGPEQGRRGPAGGAPPVQDQEGEESRATEMEEVQGEEEEEEDEEEEEEEEEEEECRGDPQVSLSVVGEEKGDVQGEDEERDEEDPEGSEDPGESGQLLTVPVYIETVD, from the exons ATGTTGTTGGAAAAGCTGCAGCCGATCGGGTGCACCATCCCCAAGG GGATGGACAATCAGACAGTTCTGGCTGTACAGTCACTGCTGGACGGACAGGGAGGAGTCCCGGATCCCAGCAACCAGAATGGGGCAGGAAACGCCACTATACAACCTATGG ATGACGAGGACGTGTTCCTGTGCGGAAAGTGCAAGAAGCAGTTTAACTCCCTGCCCGCCTTCATGACCCACAAGAGGGAGCAGTGCCAGTCTAACGGGCCCTCCCTCGCCACCGTTTCCCTGGCCTCCAGCAACGCCTACACCCCCGTGCCCTCCATAAGCTCCGTGCCACAGACCCCCGCCAACCGACAG CAGGTGTCCACCTACATCACAGTGCCTCAGTCCCCGCTCACCCACACCCTGGTGCAGGGGAACGTTCTGGTGAGCGACGACGTCCTGATGTCCGCCATCTCGGCGTTCACCTCCATGGACCAGCCCATGGCCGCAATGCAGCCCCCCATTCAG agcaatCTGAGCATGCACACGGGGTCGTCTTACCTGCAGCACCATCAGCACCCTTCCCACCCGCTTACCCCCAGCCAGACGCAGCCGCTTTCCTCTCAGGTGCAGTCCAGTAACAGCAACTCTGTGGTCCAGGTCTACAGCACACTGCCCCCTATGGCAGGGGGTGGAAGTACAGAGGTTCAGACACTGGGTTTGCAGCCATTCCAGCAG ATCCCGAGTCAGTGCGTGGACAGTCCGCCCTTCACCACCCCGCCGGTCTACAGCCCGGGAAAGCAGGGCTCCAAGACCAAGACGTGCGGCATCACGGCCAACCTGGGCGAGCTCGGCGACTTCCACAAAACAGCCCCCCCGAGGCGCGCCAAAAACGACGGCGCAAACGGACAGGAGG TGGGACAAGTAAAAGGGAAAGCCCAAAAGCTGAAGTGCAATTTTTGCGAAAAAACCTTCACCAAGAACTTTGACCTCCAGCAGCACATCCGCAG CCACACGGGGGAGAAGCCGTTCCAGTGCATCGTGTGCGGCCGAGCCTTCGCGCAGAAGTCCAACGTGAAGAAGCACATGCAGACGCACAAGGTGTGGCCCTCGGGCACCGTCAGGACCGTGTCCCGCCTGCCCATCACCGTCAAAGTGGTGCCGCTGTGCGCCGAGGACGACGCCGAGCAGCccagcgaggaggaggacgaccCAG GGGAGCtggcggagagggagggggatcCGCACaccgagggggaggggcacggAGACGCAAAGCAACCTGGGAAAGCGAAGAGCAAGCAGATCATCCTGATTGACAGCTCCTACCAGTGCCAGTTCTGTGCCGGGAAGTTCAGCACCTACTTCCAGCTCAAATCTCACATGACGCAGCACAAGGACGAGCAG gtgtATAAGTGTGTGCTGAAGAGCTGCTCGCTCACCTTCCAGAAGCTGgacctgttcctggagcacATCCGCACGCACCAGGAGCAGCTGACCTACCGCTGCCACCTGTGCAGCAAGGTGTTCCCCTCCCTGTTTGAGCTGGGGGTGCACCAGTACTCCCACAGCTTCTGCCCCCAGCAGAGCCCACGCAAGGAGCCCACCTTTCACAG GTGTATTAAATGCCAGAGCCGGTACTCCACACAGGAAGCCCTGGAGCAACACCTCCAGACCGCCTCACACAACTTCCCCTGTCCGCACTGCCAGAAG gtcttcCCCTGCGAACGGTACTTCAGACGGCACCTCCCTACCCACGGCATCGGCGGGAAGTTTAAGTGCCAGATCTGCAAGAAGTTCTTCAAGACGGAGCATTACCTCAAGCTGCACACTCGCATACATTCGG GCGAGAAGCCCTACAAATGCTCCGTGTGCGAGGCCACCTTCAACCGCAAGGACAAGGTGAAGAGGCACATGCTGATCCACGAGCCCTTTAAGAAGTACAAGTGCCCCTTCAG GACACACGTCGGATGCACGAAAGAGTTCAACAGACCAGATAAGCTCAAAGCCCACATATTGTCCCATTCTG GGATCAAGCCGTACAAGTGCCAGTTCTGCCAGAAGGCTTTCAGCCGCCGCGCCCACATGCTGGAGCACCAGCGCTCGCACACCGACAACTACCGCTTCCGCTGCCCCACCTGCAACAAGGGCTTCACCCGCCAGAAGTACTACAGGGACCACAAGTGCCCGCAGGCCAGGGGCGGGGACGCCACCGCGCCCGACAGGAGGCCCgggcggaggagggggccgGAGCAGGGCCGGCGCGGGCCAGCGGGCGGGGCTCCGCCCGTCCAGgaccaggagggggaggagagccgGGCGACCGAgatggaggaggtgcagggagaggaggaggaggaggaggatgaggaggaggaggaagaggaggaagaagaagaagaatgtaGGGGGGACCCACAGGTATCGCTGTCGGTCGtcggggaggagaagggggacGTGCAGGGGGAGGATGAGGAGCGTGATGAGGAAGACCCAGAGGGCTCGGAGGACCCGGGTGAGAGTGGACAGCTGCTGACCGTACCGGTGTACATAGAGACCGTTGACTGA
- the znf341 gene encoding zinc finger protein 341 isoform X1, which translates to MLLEKLQPIGCTIPKGMDNQTVLAVQSLLDGQGGVPDPSNQNGAGNATIQPMDDEDVFLCGKCKKQFNSLPAFMTHKREQCQSNGPSLATVSLASSNAYTPVPSISSVPQTPANRQQVSTYITVPQSPLTHTLVQGNVLVSDDVLMSAISAFTSMDQPMAAMQPPIQSNLSMHTGSSYLQHHQHPSHPLTPSQTQPLSSQVQSSNSNSVVQVYSTLPPMAGGGSTEVQTLGLQPFQQVQIPSQCVDSPPFTTPPVYSPGKQGSKTKTCGITANLGELGDFHKTAPPRRAKNDGANGQEVGQVKGKAQKLKCNFCEKTFTKNFDLQQHIRSHTGEKPFQCIVCGRAFAQKSNVKKHMQTHKVWPSGTVRTVSRLPITVKVVPLCAEDDAEQPSEEEDDPGELAEREGDPHTEGEGHGDAKQPGKAKSKQIILIDSSYQCQFCAGKFSTYFQLKSHMTQHKDEQVYKCVLKSCSLTFQKLDLFLEHIRTHQEQLTYRCHLCSKVFPSLFELGVHQYSHSFCPQQSPRKEPTFHRCIKCQSRYSTQEALEQHLQTASHNFPCPHCQKVFPCERYFRRHLPTHGIGGKFKCQICKKFFKTEHYLKLHTRIHSGEKPYKCSVCEATFNRKDKVKRHMLIHEPFKKYKCPFRTHVGCTKEFNRPDKLKAHILSHSGIKPYKCQFCQKAFSRRAHMLEHQRSHTDNYRFRCPTCNKGFTRQKYYRDHKCPQARGGDATAPDRRPGRRRGPEQGRRGPAGGAPPVQDQEGEESRATEMEEVQGEEEEEEDEEEEEEEEEEEECRGDPQVSLSVVGEEKGDVQGEDEERDEEDPEGSEDPGESGQLLTVPVYIETVD; encoded by the exons ATGTTGTTGGAAAAGCTGCAGCCGATCGGGTGCACCATCCCCAAGG GGATGGACAATCAGACAGTTCTGGCTGTACAGTCACTGCTGGACGGACAGGGAGGAGTCCCGGATCCCAGCAACCAGAATGGGGCAGGAAACGCCACTATACAACCTATGG ATGACGAGGACGTGTTCCTGTGCGGAAAGTGCAAGAAGCAGTTTAACTCCCTGCCCGCCTTCATGACCCACAAGAGGGAGCAGTGCCAGTCTAACGGGCCCTCCCTCGCCACCGTTTCCCTGGCCTCCAGCAACGCCTACACCCCCGTGCCCTCCATAAGCTCCGTGCCACAGACCCCCGCCAACCGACAG CAGGTGTCCACCTACATCACAGTGCCTCAGTCCCCGCTCACCCACACCCTGGTGCAGGGGAACGTTCTGGTGAGCGACGACGTCCTGATGTCCGCCATCTCGGCGTTCACCTCCATGGACCAGCCCATGGCCGCAATGCAGCCCCCCATTCAG agcaatCTGAGCATGCACACGGGGTCGTCTTACCTGCAGCACCATCAGCACCCTTCCCACCCGCTTACCCCCAGCCAGACGCAGCCGCTTTCCTCTCAGGTGCAGTCCAGTAACAGCAACTCTGTGGTCCAGGTCTACAGCACACTGCCCCCTATGGCAGGGGGTGGAAGTACAGAGGTTCAGACACTGGGTTTGCAGCCATTCCAGCAGGTACAG ATCCCGAGTCAGTGCGTGGACAGTCCGCCCTTCACCACCCCGCCGGTCTACAGCCCGGGAAAGCAGGGCTCCAAGACCAAGACGTGCGGCATCACGGCCAACCTGGGCGAGCTCGGCGACTTCCACAAAACAGCCCCCCCGAGGCGCGCCAAAAACGACGGCGCAAACGGACAGGAGG TGGGACAAGTAAAAGGGAAAGCCCAAAAGCTGAAGTGCAATTTTTGCGAAAAAACCTTCACCAAGAACTTTGACCTCCAGCAGCACATCCGCAG CCACACGGGGGAGAAGCCGTTCCAGTGCATCGTGTGCGGCCGAGCCTTCGCGCAGAAGTCCAACGTGAAGAAGCACATGCAGACGCACAAGGTGTGGCCCTCGGGCACCGTCAGGACCGTGTCCCGCCTGCCCATCACCGTCAAAGTGGTGCCGCTGTGCGCCGAGGACGACGCCGAGCAGCccagcgaggaggaggacgaccCAG GGGAGCtggcggagagggagggggatcCGCACaccgagggggaggggcacggAGACGCAAAGCAACCTGGGAAAGCGAAGAGCAAGCAGATCATCCTGATTGACAGCTCCTACCAGTGCCAGTTCTGTGCCGGGAAGTTCAGCACCTACTTCCAGCTCAAATCTCACATGACGCAGCACAAGGACGAGCAG gtgtATAAGTGTGTGCTGAAGAGCTGCTCGCTCACCTTCCAGAAGCTGgacctgttcctggagcacATCCGCACGCACCAGGAGCAGCTGACCTACCGCTGCCACCTGTGCAGCAAGGTGTTCCCCTCCCTGTTTGAGCTGGGGGTGCACCAGTACTCCCACAGCTTCTGCCCCCAGCAGAGCCCACGCAAGGAGCCCACCTTTCACAG GTGTATTAAATGCCAGAGCCGGTACTCCACACAGGAAGCCCTGGAGCAACACCTCCAGACCGCCTCACACAACTTCCCCTGTCCGCACTGCCAGAAG gtcttcCCCTGCGAACGGTACTTCAGACGGCACCTCCCTACCCACGGCATCGGCGGGAAGTTTAAGTGCCAGATCTGCAAGAAGTTCTTCAAGACGGAGCATTACCTCAAGCTGCACACTCGCATACATTCGG GCGAGAAGCCCTACAAATGCTCCGTGTGCGAGGCCACCTTCAACCGCAAGGACAAGGTGAAGAGGCACATGCTGATCCACGAGCCCTTTAAGAAGTACAAGTGCCCCTTCAG GACACACGTCGGATGCACGAAAGAGTTCAACAGACCAGATAAGCTCAAAGCCCACATATTGTCCCATTCTG GGATCAAGCCGTACAAGTGCCAGTTCTGCCAGAAGGCTTTCAGCCGCCGCGCCCACATGCTGGAGCACCAGCGCTCGCACACCGACAACTACCGCTTCCGCTGCCCCACCTGCAACAAGGGCTTCACCCGCCAGAAGTACTACAGGGACCACAAGTGCCCGCAGGCCAGGGGCGGGGACGCCACCGCGCCCGACAGGAGGCCCgggcggaggagggggccgGAGCAGGGCCGGCGCGGGCCAGCGGGCGGGGCTCCGCCCGTCCAGgaccaggagggggaggagagccgGGCGACCGAgatggaggaggtgcagggagaggaggaggaggaggaggatgaggaggaggaggaagaggaggaagaagaagaagaatgtaGGGGGGACCCACAGGTATCGCTGTCGGTCGtcggggaggagaagggggacGTGCAGGGGGAGGATGAGGAGCGTGATGAGGAAGACCCAGAGGGCTCGGAGGACCCGGGTGAGAGTGGACAGCTGCTGACCGTACCGGTGTACATAGAGACCGTTGACTGA
- the znf341 gene encoding zinc finger protein 341 isoform X4: MAQAIFEALEGMDNQTVLAVQSLLDGQGGVPDPSNQNGAGNATIQPMDDEDVFLCGKCKKQFNSLPAFMTHKREQCQSNGPSLATVSLASSNAYTPVPSISSVPQTPANRQQVSTYITVPQSPLTHTLVQGNVLVSDDVLMSAISAFTSMDQPMAAMQPPIQSNLSMHTGSSYLQHHQHPSHPLTPSQTQPLSSQVQSSNSNSVVQVYSTLPPMAGGGSTEVQTLGLQPFQQVQIPSQCVDSPPFTTPPVYSPGKQGSKTKTCGITANLGELGDFHKTAPPRRAKNDGANGQEVGQVKGKAQKLKCNFCEKTFTKNFDLQQHIRSHTGEKPFQCIVCGRAFAQKSNVKKHMQTHKVWPSGTVRTVSRLPITVKVVPLCAEDDAEQPSEEEDDPGELAEREGDPHTEGEGHGDAKQPGKAKSKQIILIDSSYQCQFCAGKFSTYFQLKSHMTQHKDEQVYKCVLKSCSLTFQKLDLFLEHIRTHQEQLTYRCHLCSKVFPSLFELGVHQYSHSFCPQQSPRKEPTFHRCIKCQSRYSTQEALEQHLQTASHNFPCPHCQKVFPCERYFRRHLPTHGIGGKFKCQICKKFFKTEHYLKLHTRIHSGEKPYKCSVCEATFNRKDKVKRHMLIHEPFKKYKCPFRTHVGCTKEFNRPDKLKAHILSHSGIKPYKCQFCQKAFSRRAHMLEHQRSHTDNYRFRCPTCNKGFTRQKYYRDHKCPQARGGDATAPDRRPGRRRGPEQGRRGPAGGAPPVQDQEGEESRATEMEEVQGEEEEEEDEEEEEEEEEEEECRGDPQVSLSVVGEEKGDVQGEDEERDEEDPEGSEDPGESGQLLTVPVYIETVD, from the exons ATGGCGCAGGCAATATTTGAAGCGCTTGaag GGATGGACAATCAGACAGTTCTGGCTGTACAGTCACTGCTGGACGGACAGGGAGGAGTCCCGGATCCCAGCAACCAGAATGGGGCAGGAAACGCCACTATACAACCTATGG ATGACGAGGACGTGTTCCTGTGCGGAAAGTGCAAGAAGCAGTTTAACTCCCTGCCCGCCTTCATGACCCACAAGAGGGAGCAGTGCCAGTCTAACGGGCCCTCCCTCGCCACCGTTTCCCTGGCCTCCAGCAACGCCTACACCCCCGTGCCCTCCATAAGCTCCGTGCCACAGACCCCCGCCAACCGACAG CAGGTGTCCACCTACATCACAGTGCCTCAGTCCCCGCTCACCCACACCCTGGTGCAGGGGAACGTTCTGGTGAGCGACGACGTCCTGATGTCCGCCATCTCGGCGTTCACCTCCATGGACCAGCCCATGGCCGCAATGCAGCCCCCCATTCAG agcaatCTGAGCATGCACACGGGGTCGTCTTACCTGCAGCACCATCAGCACCCTTCCCACCCGCTTACCCCCAGCCAGACGCAGCCGCTTTCCTCTCAGGTGCAGTCCAGTAACAGCAACTCTGTGGTCCAGGTCTACAGCACACTGCCCCCTATGGCAGGGGGTGGAAGTACAGAGGTTCAGACACTGGGTTTGCAGCCATTCCAGCAGGTACAG ATCCCGAGTCAGTGCGTGGACAGTCCGCCCTTCACCACCCCGCCGGTCTACAGCCCGGGAAAGCAGGGCTCCAAGACCAAGACGTGCGGCATCACGGCCAACCTGGGCGAGCTCGGCGACTTCCACAAAACAGCCCCCCCGAGGCGCGCCAAAAACGACGGCGCAAACGGACAGGAGG TGGGACAAGTAAAAGGGAAAGCCCAAAAGCTGAAGTGCAATTTTTGCGAAAAAACCTTCACCAAGAACTTTGACCTCCAGCAGCACATCCGCAG CCACACGGGGGAGAAGCCGTTCCAGTGCATCGTGTGCGGCCGAGCCTTCGCGCAGAAGTCCAACGTGAAGAAGCACATGCAGACGCACAAGGTGTGGCCCTCGGGCACCGTCAGGACCGTGTCCCGCCTGCCCATCACCGTCAAAGTGGTGCCGCTGTGCGCCGAGGACGACGCCGAGCAGCccagcgaggaggaggacgaccCAG GGGAGCtggcggagagggagggggatcCGCACaccgagggggaggggcacggAGACGCAAAGCAACCTGGGAAAGCGAAGAGCAAGCAGATCATCCTGATTGACAGCTCCTACCAGTGCCAGTTCTGTGCCGGGAAGTTCAGCACCTACTTCCAGCTCAAATCTCACATGACGCAGCACAAGGACGAGCAG gtgtATAAGTGTGTGCTGAAGAGCTGCTCGCTCACCTTCCAGAAGCTGgacctgttcctggagcacATCCGCACGCACCAGGAGCAGCTGACCTACCGCTGCCACCTGTGCAGCAAGGTGTTCCCCTCCCTGTTTGAGCTGGGGGTGCACCAGTACTCCCACAGCTTCTGCCCCCAGCAGAGCCCACGCAAGGAGCCCACCTTTCACAG GTGTATTAAATGCCAGAGCCGGTACTCCACACAGGAAGCCCTGGAGCAACACCTCCAGACCGCCTCACACAACTTCCCCTGTCCGCACTGCCAGAAG gtcttcCCCTGCGAACGGTACTTCAGACGGCACCTCCCTACCCACGGCATCGGCGGGAAGTTTAAGTGCCAGATCTGCAAGAAGTTCTTCAAGACGGAGCATTACCTCAAGCTGCACACTCGCATACATTCGG GCGAGAAGCCCTACAAATGCTCCGTGTGCGAGGCCACCTTCAACCGCAAGGACAAGGTGAAGAGGCACATGCTGATCCACGAGCCCTTTAAGAAGTACAAGTGCCCCTTCAG GACACACGTCGGATGCACGAAAGAGTTCAACAGACCAGATAAGCTCAAAGCCCACATATTGTCCCATTCTG GGATCAAGCCGTACAAGTGCCAGTTCTGCCAGAAGGCTTTCAGCCGCCGCGCCCACATGCTGGAGCACCAGCGCTCGCACACCGACAACTACCGCTTCCGCTGCCCCACCTGCAACAAGGGCTTCACCCGCCAGAAGTACTACAGGGACCACAAGTGCCCGCAGGCCAGGGGCGGGGACGCCACCGCGCCCGACAGGAGGCCCgggcggaggagggggccgGAGCAGGGCCGGCGCGGGCCAGCGGGCGGGGCTCCGCCCGTCCAGgaccaggagggggaggagagccgGGCGACCGAgatggaggaggtgcagggagaggaggaggaggaggaggatgaggaggaggaggaagaggaggaagaagaagaagaatgtaGGGGGGACCCACAGGTATCGCTGTCGGTCGtcggggaggagaagggggacGTGCAGGGGGAGGATGAGGAGCGTGATGAGGAAGACCCAGAGGGCTCGGAGGACCCGGGTGAGAGTGGACAGCTGCTGACCGTACCGGTGTACATAGAGACCGTTGACTGA